A genomic region of Gossypium hirsutum isolate 1008001.06 chromosome D01, Gossypium_hirsutum_v2.1, whole genome shotgun sequence contains the following coding sequences:
- the LOC107921308 gene encoding B3 domain-containing protein At5g42700, with protein sequence MVVAKEKMMSYEEIRQKRVEENKKRMEALNLPQLSTLLHTPSFKPSPRKQMKLRTVEKQLVVVRRSSRVANKPAPVYQEVLVDKVMIPRRVSKHRDLSNRVYASDEARAEALEKAEKLESGLDPHFPVFIKSMLQSHVTGGFWLGLPVHFCKTNLPKRDEVMTLVDEEGHEYPTIYLAKKTGLSGGWKGFAVAHRLVDGDAVVFQLLQRTTFKVYIIRVKGSEQS encoded by the exons ATGGTGGTAGCAAAGGAGAAGATGATGTCCTACGAGGAAATCCGTCAGAAACGTGTGgaagaaaacaagaaaagaatGGAAGCTCTCAATCTTCCACAGCTTTCTACACTTCTTCATACCCCATCTTTCAAACCCTCTCCG AGGAAACAGATGAAGCTTCGGACAGTCGAAAAACAATTGGTTGTGGTTAGAAGATCGAGTCGTGTCGCCAACAAACCGGCCCCGGTTTACCAAGAA GTTCTTGTGGATAAAGTGATGATACCTAGAAG GGTATCTAAGCATAGGGATCTGTCAAACCGGGTGTATGCTTCAGATGAAGCTAGAGCAGAGGCTTTGGAGAAAGCAGAAAAATTGGAATCTGGTTTAGACCCTCATTTTCCTGTCTTCATTAAGTCCATGCTTCAATCACATGTTACCGGTGGATTTTGGCTG GGCCTACCGGTCCATTTCTGCAAGACAAATCTTCCCAAGCGCGATGAGGTCATGACTTTGGTAGATGAAGAAGGCCATGAGTATCCAACCATATATTTGGCTAAAAAAACAGGACTTAGCGGTGGATGGAAAGGGTTTGCAGTCGCTCACAGGTTGGTCGATGGTGATGCAGTCGTGTTTCAGTTACTCCAACGTACAACATTTAAG GTTTACATTATAAGGGTGAAGGGTTCCGAACAAAGTTAG